The following are encoded together in the Glycine soja cultivar W05 chromosome 5, ASM419377v2, whole genome shotgun sequence genome:
- the LOC114413798 gene encoding transcription factor MYB98-like has protein sequence MRSQSLSPIKEHKRRWLETQMLPSVSVTPLMDIETNLTENCASQSQPMDLHENYLKPSMEDQLPFGTPSTQGFLQDFHHIDHQFHVNGSSSSNPIFGVQTPNFDPFDQNVTCESAPPDFEAYECKPLAESNGIGHAHLMNNFQYAGYSLNLPRTNQLDLMVANQSYMTFNALETKPLNFVVPDEVSCISPPNYYKRVGLNKNLRESPSTRRTFKARKKSNIVKGQWTSDEDRLLIQLVEQFGVRKWSHIAQALPGRIGKQCRERWHNHLRPDIKKDTWTEEEDKILIQAHAEIGNKWAEIAKKLPGRTENSIKNHWNATKRRQYSKRKCRSKYPRGSLLQEYIKSLNLDKNPPIDYRKKSAKNANANTNSNGKAAAQPQCSDQFCLNSQMVPRYDFNEVPDFCLDDNLFEEGCSIDSLLDDMQSASTMDEKGFDEKIMQCAPTMEGKQSHQGGMQCVHVVDVDVHHETEMMAHTNGIEVKKELDFVEMMSHMNGNHYSIHSPC, from the exons ATGCGTTCTCAATCTCTCTCTCCTATTAAGGAACACAAACGGAGATGGCTTGAAACGCAGATGTTGCCCTCAGTTTCTGTTACTCCTCTCATGGACATTGAAACAAACCTCACAGAAAACTGTGCCTCACAGTCACAGCCAATGGATTTGCATGAAAACTACTTGAAACCAAGCATGGAAGATCAGCTTCCTTTTGGAACTCCTTCCACGCAGGGTTTCTTGCAAGATTTTCATCATATTGATCATCAGTTTCATGTGAATGGCTCCTCATCATCCAATCCCATTTTTGGGGTGCAAACTCCAAATTTTGATCCCTTTGATCAAAATGTAACATGTGAGTCTGCACCTCCTGATTTTGAAGCTTATGAGTGCAAGCCCTTAGCTGAGAGTAATGGTATTGGACATGCTCATCTTATGAACAATTTCCAATATGCAGGTTACAGTTTGAACCTCCCTCGGACGAATCAACTGGATTTGATGGTTGCAAACCAAAGTTATATGACCTTTAATGCTCTTGAAACCAAGCCTTTGAACTTTGTTGTACCAGATGAAGTCTCATGCATTTCCCCACCAAATTATTATAAGAGAGTTGGCTTGAATAAAAACCTCAGGGAATCTCCAAGCACTAGAAGAACATTCAAGGCCCGGAAGAAGTCCAACATAGTGAAGGGGCAATGGACATCAGATGAAGACAG ATTGTTGATTCAACTGGTAGAACAATTTGGAGTGAGGAAGTGGTCACATATAGCTCAGGCGTTGCCTGGAAGAATAGGGAAACAATGCAGAGAACGATGGCATAACCATTTGAGGCCAGACATTAAG AAGGACACATGGACTGAAGAAGAGGATAAGATACTGATCCAAGCTCATGCAGAGATAGGAAATAAGTGGGCTGAGATTGCAAAAAAATTGCCTGGAAGAACTGAGAACTCAATCAAAAACCATTGGAACGCAACAAAGCGAAGGCAATATTCCAAAAGAAAGTGTCGTTCAAAGTACCCTAGAGGCTCTCTTCTTCAGGAATACATCAAGAGCTTGAACTTGGACAAAAATCCACCTATAGACTATCGAAAAAAATCTGCCAAAAATGCTAATGCCAATACAAACAGCAATGGCAAAGCAGCAGCTCAGCCCCAGTGTTCAGATCAATTTTGTCTCAATAGCCAGATGGTGCCAAGGTATGATTTTAACGAGGTCCCAGATTTTTGTTTGGATGATAATTTGTTTGAAGAGGGGTGCAGCATTGATTCCCTGCTAGATGATATGCAAAGTGCATCTACTATGGATGAGAAAGGCTTTGATGAAAAAATAATGCAATGTGCTCCTACTATGGAGGGAAAACAATCTCATCAGGGTGGCATGCAGTGTGTtcatgttgttgatgttgatgtgCATCATGAGACTGAGATGATGGCACACACGAATGGGATTGAAGTTAAGAAGGAACTTGATTTCGTGGAAATGATGTCCCACATGAATGGAAACCATTATAGTATACACTCACCATGTTGA
- the LOC114411969 gene encoding uncharacterized protein LOC114411969 isoform X2 encodes MQSLSLSMSLRSSSLANFLLLSSETRVRRRRRSVIVACALEGDSGSSSTSSFLSRTQTYALLKQQLQVAAKSEDYKEAARIRDSLKQFEDEEPVLRLRRLLKEAIAEERFQGIRVQVRSVYIEGRSQPSKGLYFFAYRIRITNNSDHPVQLLRRHWIITDANGRTENVWGIGVVGEQPLILPGNSFEYSSACPLNTPNGRMEGDYEMIHFERVGSRSFNVAIAPFSLSLLGDDEGCVI; translated from the exons ATGCAATCCTTATCGTTAAGTATGAGTCTGAGGAGTAGTAGTTTAGCGAATTTTCTGTTGCTGAGTTCAGAGACGAgagtgagaagaagaagaaggagtgtCATCGTAGCGTGTGCTTTGGAGGGAGACAGTGGTAGCAGTAGCACAAGCTCCTTTCTCTCTCGGACCCAAACCTACGCCCTTCTTAAGCAACAATTGCAAGTGGCTGCTAAATCTGAG GATTACAAGGAAGCAGCTAGAATTCGAGACTCGTTGAAGCAATTTGAGGACGAGGAGCCTGTTTTGCGTCTGAGGAGACTATTGAAGGAAGCAATTGCTGAAGAGAGATTCCAG GGAATCAGGGTTCAAGTTAGGAGTGTATATATAGAGGGCAGAAGTCAGCCTTCAAAGGGGCTATACTTCTTTGCATATAGAATAAGAATTACCAATAACTCAGACCACCCTGTTCAACTTCTTAGAAGGCATTGGATTATAACTGATGCTAATGGGAGAACGGAAAATGTCTG GGGAATTGGAGTTGTTGGTGAACAGCCATTAATACTTCCTGGAAATAGTTTTGAATACTCTTCAGCATGCCCACTGAACACACCAAATGGTAGAATG GAAGGTGATTATGAGATGATCCATTTTGAAAGAGTAGGCTCACGATCATTCAATGTGGCCATTGCCCcgttttctctctctctgctTGGAGATGATGAAGGTTGTGTTATTTGA
- the LOC114411973 gene encoding uncharacterized protein LOC114411973 yields MQPTNKSESTTADCVFWLLKSLDDVKKMPLSTPIGDYMVQDLVLETMMVRLSLQEPLYAMVFFLQMKLRWLLSYMPSRGSMIWTSTVLSSRLTTNNSTMSFSPTFLTSILSLSF; encoded by the exons AATCAACAACTGCGGATTGTGTCTTCTGGTTGCTGAAATCCTTGGATGATGTCAAAAAG ATGCCTCTCTCTACCCCAATCGGGGATTATATGGTGCAGGACCTTGTGTTAGAAACCATGATGGTGCGTTTGTCATTGCAAGAACCTCTTTATGCCATGGTCTTCTTCCTGCAAATGAAGCTGAGATGGCTTCTCTCTTATATGCCATCACGTGGATCCATGATATGGACCTCCACAGTATTGTCGTCGAGATTGACCACAAACAACTCCACAATGTCATTCTCTCCAACATTTCTCACTTCGATACTGAGTTTGTCCTTTTAG
- the LOC114411971 gene encoding uncharacterized protein LOC114411971: MRFVTGSPKGTWQPIMTADTTTESYWLNWRVLVCAILVLFSAIISSLIVLKYEVSRKKARNGDKEGLNLKETSSTLYEDEIWRPCLKGIHPVWLLGFRVFAFVVLLVLLILTATEDGGSIFYFYTQWTFAAVTIYFGLGSLLSMHGCYQHLKKASGDKVGNVDGDAEQGIYDASTPPQGSNPSNHEKGLGAPQEHLVRQPASTWGYIFQILFQMIAGAVMLTDCVFWFIIVPFLTIKDYNINLLIISMHTINAVFLIGDTALNSLRFPWFRIGYFCMWTITYVLFQWIVHAIVKLWWPYPFLDLSSPYAPLCYFSMALLHIPCYGIFALIMKLKHSVLSTRYPDSYLCVT, translated from the exons ATGAGGTTTGTGACTGGCTCTCCCAAAGGCACGTGGCAACCCATTATGACTGCGGATACAACCACAGAAAGTTACTGGTTGAATTGGAGGGTTTTGGTTTGTGCCATTTTGGTTCTGTTTTCAGCTATCATTTCTTCACTGATTGTATTGAAGTATGAAGTTTCACGGAAGAAAGCAAGAAATGGTGACAAGGAAGGCctgaatttgaaagaaacatcGTCAACTTTGTACGAGGATGAAATTTGGAGGCCTTGTTTGAAAGGAATCCACCCTGTCTGGTTGCTCGGGTTTAGAGTTTTTGCCTTTGTTGTGCTTTTGGTGCTTCTCATACTCACTGCTACCGAGGATGGAGGAAGCATTTTCTACTTTTACACTCA GTGGACTTTTGCCGCAGTCACCATTTATTTTGGG CTGGGATCTTTGCTCTCCATGCATGGATGTTACCAACATCTTAAAAAAGCTAGTGGTGATAAGGTTGGAAATGTAGATGGAGATGCAGAACAAGGAATTTATGATGCTTCTACACCCCCACAGGGTTCTAATCCATCAAACCATGAGAAAGGTTTAGGAGCTCCACAAGAACATCTTGTTCGCCAACCTGCAAGCACCTGGGGTTATATCTTTCAAATATTATTCCAG ATGATTGCAGGCGCTGTAATGCTCACAGATTGTGTGTTTTGGTTCATAATTGTTCCGTTCCTAACCATCAAAGATTACAACATAAATTTG CTAATAATCAGTATGCACACCATCAATGCTGTTTTCCTAATAGGCGATACGGCTTTAAACTCCTTG AGGTTCCCTTGGTTTCGAATAGGATACTTTTGCATGTGGACAATCACATACGTCCTTTTCCAGTGGATTGTTCATGCTATAGTTAAACTCTG GTGGCCATACCCTTTTCTTGATTTGTCATCCCCGTATGCTCCACTAtg TTACTTTTCCATGGCATTGCTGCATATTCCGTGCTATGGCATATTCGCTTTGATAATGAAGCTGAAGCACAGCGTGTTGTCGACGCGGTACCCTGACTCCTACCTATGTGTCACATAA
- the LOC114411969 gene encoding uncharacterized protein LOC114411969 isoform X1 gives MQSLSLSMSLRSSSLANFLLLSSETRVRRRRRSVIVACALEGDSGSSSTSSFLSRTQTYALLKQQLQVAAKSEDYKEAARIRDSLKQFEDEEPVLRLRRLLKEAIAEERFQDAASYRDELNNIAPHSLLKCCSDATTLGIRVQVRSVYIEGRSQPSKGLYFFAYRIRITNNSDHPVQLLRRHWIITDANGRTENVWGIGVVGEQPLILPGNSFEYSSACPLNTPNGRMEGDYEMIHFERVGSRSFNVAIAPFSLSLLGDDEGCVI, from the exons ATGCAATCCTTATCGTTAAGTATGAGTCTGAGGAGTAGTAGTTTAGCGAATTTTCTGTTGCTGAGTTCAGAGACGAgagtgagaagaagaagaaggagtgtCATCGTAGCGTGTGCTTTGGAGGGAGACAGTGGTAGCAGTAGCACAAGCTCCTTTCTCTCTCGGACCCAAACCTACGCCCTTCTTAAGCAACAATTGCAAGTGGCTGCTAAATCTGAG GATTACAAGGAAGCAGCTAGAATTCGAGACTCGTTGAAGCAATTTGAGGACGAGGAGCCTGTTTTGCGTCTGAGGAGACTATTGAAGGAAGCAATTGCTGAAGAGAGATTCCAG GATGCTGCTAGTTACCGTGATGAGCTAAACAATATTGCCCCACACTCTCTTTTAAAATGTTGCAGCGATGCTACAACATTG GGAATCAGGGTTCAAGTTAGGAGTGTATATATAGAGGGCAGAAGTCAGCCTTCAAAGGGGCTATACTTCTTTGCATATAGAATAAGAATTACCAATAACTCAGACCACCCTGTTCAACTTCTTAGAAGGCATTGGATTATAACTGATGCTAATGGGAGAACGGAAAATGTCTG GGGAATTGGAGTTGTTGGTGAACAGCCATTAATACTTCCTGGAAATAGTTTTGAATACTCTTCAGCATGCCCACTGAACACACCAAATGGTAGAATG GAAGGTGATTATGAGATGATCCATTTTGAAAGAGTAGGCTCACGATCATTCAATGTGGCCATTGCCCcgttttctctctctctgctTGGAGATGATGAAGGTTGTGTTATTTGA